A single Triticum dicoccoides isolate Atlit2015 ecotype Zavitan chromosome 2A, WEW_v2.0, whole genome shotgun sequence DNA region contains:
- the LOC119354267 gene encoding cysteine-rich receptor-like protein kinase 6 isoform X2, translating into MATGHRALANLTAVLLVPFFFAWLAAAQPQVCGDSGNYSANSTYQSNLGQLSVTLPKNASASPTLFAVGSVGSVPDIVYALALCRGDTNASACAACVTTAFQDAQQLCAFSKDASVFYDLCLLHFSNHNFLSDADGQGNQFIFQTDARNVSAPAAVFDNAVGVLLNATADYAASNSSKRFATGEEMFDTGGAPAIYALVQCTPDLAPAACRSCLGDIIQKMPKYLSGGQSGRAFRIRCNYRYELYPFFSGSPLLRLPVPAFAGTPPSPVDISPPSNKRGQRKRSAAKISASVACTIVLVLILSASAFICFKKRKPLKKQPAMAFHNAARGKCMIFDLSTLQEATENFSEENKLGEGGFGTVYKGTLPDEQEVAVKRLSQASREGLNQLHNEVQVLAQLQHIKLVRLLGYCSHQNEVMLVYEFVKNGCLHNFLFDERKGRELSWNRRYNIIIGIAKGILYLHEDSSIRIIHRDLKSNNILLDENMNPKIADFGLARLLGGGHTQTKTANVAGTYGYMAPEYAIFGNVSPKIDIFSFGVLILEIVTRRKNNSSDDFNNTVNLLSDVYNCWTKDMTLQIVDKSLNVYSKSEVLRCIHIGLLCIQEDPDDRPNISSVVLMLTRDRVKLQPPRQPAFFFARDSSSVFEHTRHGNYIYDKSDVIVEDNFSVNEVTNTDPYPR; encoded by the exons ATGGCAACGGGTCACCGCGCCCTCGCCAATCTCACTGCCGTGCTCCTCGTGCCCTTCTTCTTCGCGTGGCTGGCTGCCGCGCAACCACAGGTGTGCGGTGACAGCGGGAACTACTCGGCGAACAGCACTTACCAGTCCAACCTCGGGCAGCTCTCCGTCACCCTCCCCAAGAACGCGTCCGCGTCCCCGACGCTCTTCGCCGTCGGCAGCGTGGGCTCCGTGCCGGACATCGTCTACGCCCTCGCGCTCTGCCGCGGCGACACCAACGCCTCCGCCTGCGCGGCCTGCGTCACCACCGCCTTCCAGGACGCGCAGCAGCTCTGCGCCTTCAGCAAGGACGCGTCCGTCTTCTACGACCTCTGCCTCCTCCACTTCTCCAACCACAACTTCCTGTCCGACGCCGACGGGCAAGGCAACCAGTTCATCTTCCAGACGGACGCGCGGAACGTGTCCGCGCCGGCGGCGGTGTTCGACAACGCCGTCGGCGTGCTCCTCAACGCCACCGCCGACTACGCGGCGTCGAACTCGTCCAAGCGGTTTGCCACGGGCGAGGAGATGTTCGACACAGGCGGAGCCCCCGCGATCTACGCGCTGGTGCAGTGCACGCCGGACCTGGCGCCGGCCGCCTGCCGGAGTTGCCTCGGGGATATAATTCAGAAGATGCCCAAGTATCTCAGCGGGGGCCAGAGCGGAAGGGCTTTTCGGATCCGATGCAACTACCGGTACGAGCTGTATCCTTTCTTCTCAGGCAGCCCTCTTCTGCGGCTTCCGGTGCCGGCATTTGCTGGAACCCCGCCGTCACCGGTGGACATTTCACCGCCGTCGAATAAAAGAG GGCAGAGGAAAAGATCAGCAGCAAAGATCTCTGCATCGGTGGCCTGTACCATTGTCTTGGTATTAATACTTTCTGCTTCTGCTTTTATTTGCTTCAAGAAAAGAAAACCTTTGAAGAAGCAGCCAG CAATGGCATTTCATAATGCTGCGAGAGGAAAATGTATGATCTTTGATTTATCTACACTGCAAGAGGCAACAGAGAACTTCTCCGAGGAGAACAAGCTCGGAGAGGGCGGTTTTGGTACTGTGTACAAG GGAACACTTCCAGATGAGCAAGAAGTGGCAGTGAAAAGGCTTTCACAGGCTAGTAGAGAGGGACTGAATCAGCTGCACAATGAAGTGCAAGTTTTGGCTCAGCTCCAGCACATAAAACTTGTCAGGTTACTGGGGTATTGCTCACATCAGAATGAAGTGATGCTTGTCTACGAGTTCGTAAAAAACGGGTGCCTCCACAACTTCCTGTTTG ATGAAAGGAAGGGAAGGGAATTAAGTTGGAACCGGCGGTATAATATCATTATTGGAATTGCTAAGGGAATATTGTATCTTCATGAAGACTCGAGCATAAGAATCATTCACCGGGATTTGAAATCTAATAACATTTTGCTGGATGAGAACATGAATCCAAAAATTGCAGACTTCGGGTTGGCAAGGCTGTTAGGAGGAGGCCATACTCAGACCAAGACAGCTAATGTTGCTGGAACATA CGGTTATATGGCACCAGAGTATGCAATATTTGGAAATGTGTCTCCCAAGATTGATATTTTCAGCTTCGGTGTTTTAATCCTCGAGATTGTAACTAGGAGAAAGAATAACAGTTCGGATGATTTCAATAACACAGTGAATCTCCTAAGCGAT GTATATAACTGCTGGACTAAGGATATGACATTGCAAATAGTTGACAAATCGCTCAATGTATACTCCAAAAGTGAAGTATTGCGCTGCATCCACATCGGTCTTCTTTGCATCCAAGAGGATCCAGATGACAGACCGAACATATCCTCAGTTGTTCTCATGCTAACCCGAGACAGAGTAAAACTACAGCCACCACGACAACCAGCATTTTTCTTTGCGAGAGACTCCAGTTCAGTTTTCGAACATACCAGACATGGCAATTATATATACGACAAATCTGATGTCATCGTGGAGGATAATTTCTCAGTGAATGAGGTCACTAATACTGATCCCTATCCTAGATAA
- the LOC119359291 gene encoding uncharacterized protein LOC119359291, producing MALFGYSNSVRGLDGAWIRRGAFTDGARGREGEDKKLRGSEDGSASGRAREKGGPNRSVAHLPCSQRKLCNAPALIKREMVVHEEGEIMQTEHDPTMELSMVSMDLTLLHCPLCLRPLKLLVYECKGGHLACADCRVERPGNQRQCQKCERGGGFDVWNTAVDTVLSSVRVECLHEGGGLYVTYHKLADHQSVCPLTPCKCPMPVCGYEGPPLVLSHHISTVHPMLVHRIQAGASPLPHYVSKLWENGPPGEPKGRTDVVKVEMEVTSSKDPGDIVVQELTFFTVPPKLLAGAKLVSFHIQIDKLTS from the exons atggccctgtttggatactctaactcagttagag GGTTAGATGGAGCATggatacggcgaggcgccttcacggacggtgcgagagggagggagggagaggacaagaagcttcgaggaagtgaggACGGGTCTGCCTCGGGAAGAGCGAGAGAAAAAG gtggacccaaCAGGTCGGTAGCCCACCTGCCATGCAGCCAAAG aaagctttgtaatgccccggccctaataaagcgagagatggttgtgcacgaggagggcgagatcatgcagacggaacatgacccgacgatggagctctctatggtctcgatggacctcaccttgctccactgccccttgtgcctccgccccttgaagcttctagtgtatgag tgcaagggagggcacctggcttgcgcggactgccgcgtcgagcgccccgggaaccagcggcagtgccagaagtgcgagcgcggcggtggcttcgacgtgtggaacacggcggtggacaccgtcctctcctcggtgagggtggagtgcctgcaCGAAGgcggtgggctctacgtcacttaccacaagctcgccgatcaccagagcgtgtgtccgctcacgccctgcaaatgccccatgcctgtatgcggctacgaaggcccgccgctggtgctctcccaccacatcagcaccgtgcatcccatgctcgtgcacaggatcca agcgggggcgtccccactcccGCACTACGTGTCCAAGCTGTGggagaacggcccgccgggggagcccaaaggcaggaccgacgttgtcaaggtggaaatggaggtgacaagcagcaaggatcctggCGACATcgtcgtgcaggagctgaccttcttcacagttccgcccaagctgctggccggggctaagctggtgtccttccacattcagattgacaagctcacgtcctaa
- the LOC119354267 gene encoding cysteine-rich receptor-like protein kinase 10 isoform X1, translating to MATGHRALANLTAVLLVPFFFAWLAAAQPQVCGDSGNYSANSTYQSNLGQLSVTLPKNASASPTLFAVGSVGSVPDIVYALALCRGDTNASACAACVTTAFQDAQQLCAFSKDASVFYDLCLLHFSNHNFLSDADGQGNQFIFQTDARNVSAPAAVFDNAVGVLLNATADYAASNSSKRFATGEEMFDTGGAPAIYALVQCTPDLAPAACRSCLGDIIQKMPKYLSGGQSGRAFRIRCNYRYELYPFFSGSPLLRLPVPAFAGTPPSPVDISPPSNKRGQRKRSAAKISASVACTIVLVLILSASAFICFKKRKPLKKQPAMAFHNAARGKCMIFDLSTLQEATENFSEENKLGEGGFGTVYKGTLPDEQEVAVKRLSQASREGLNQLHNEVQVLAQLQHIKLVRLLGYCSHQNEVMLVYEFVKNGCLHNFLFDERKGRELSWNRRYNIIIGIAKGILYLHEDSSIRIIHRDLKSNNILLDENMNPKIADFGLARLLGGGHTQTKTANVAGTYGYMAPEYAIFGNVSPKIDIFSFGVLILEIVTRRKNNSSDDFNNTVNLLSDVSSTFSYFIVQGYFKIDNLIVQHILICQVYNCWTKDMTLQIVDKSLNVYSKSEVLRCIHIGLLCIQEDPDDRPNISSVVLMLTRDRVKLQPPRQPAFFFARDSSSVFEHTRHGNYIYDKSDVIVEDNFSVNEVTNTDPYPR from the exons ATGGCAACGGGTCACCGCGCCCTCGCCAATCTCACTGCCGTGCTCCTCGTGCCCTTCTTCTTCGCGTGGCTGGCTGCCGCGCAACCACAGGTGTGCGGTGACAGCGGGAACTACTCGGCGAACAGCACTTACCAGTCCAACCTCGGGCAGCTCTCCGTCACCCTCCCCAAGAACGCGTCCGCGTCCCCGACGCTCTTCGCCGTCGGCAGCGTGGGCTCCGTGCCGGACATCGTCTACGCCCTCGCGCTCTGCCGCGGCGACACCAACGCCTCCGCCTGCGCGGCCTGCGTCACCACCGCCTTCCAGGACGCGCAGCAGCTCTGCGCCTTCAGCAAGGACGCGTCCGTCTTCTACGACCTCTGCCTCCTCCACTTCTCCAACCACAACTTCCTGTCCGACGCCGACGGGCAAGGCAACCAGTTCATCTTCCAGACGGACGCGCGGAACGTGTCCGCGCCGGCGGCGGTGTTCGACAACGCCGTCGGCGTGCTCCTCAACGCCACCGCCGACTACGCGGCGTCGAACTCGTCCAAGCGGTTTGCCACGGGCGAGGAGATGTTCGACACAGGCGGAGCCCCCGCGATCTACGCGCTGGTGCAGTGCACGCCGGACCTGGCGCCGGCCGCCTGCCGGAGTTGCCTCGGGGATATAATTCAGAAGATGCCCAAGTATCTCAGCGGGGGCCAGAGCGGAAGGGCTTTTCGGATCCGATGCAACTACCGGTACGAGCTGTATCCTTTCTTCTCAGGCAGCCCTCTTCTGCGGCTTCCGGTGCCGGCATTTGCTGGAACCCCGCCGTCACCGGTGGACATTTCACCGCCGTCGAATAAAAGAG GGCAGAGGAAAAGATCAGCAGCAAAGATCTCTGCATCGGTGGCCTGTACCATTGTCTTGGTATTAATACTTTCTGCTTCTGCTTTTATTTGCTTCAAGAAAAGAAAACCTTTGAAGAAGCAGCCAG CAATGGCATTTCATAATGCTGCGAGAGGAAAATGTATGATCTTTGATTTATCTACACTGCAAGAGGCAACAGAGAACTTCTCCGAGGAGAACAAGCTCGGAGAGGGCGGTTTTGGTACTGTGTACAAG GGAACACTTCCAGATGAGCAAGAAGTGGCAGTGAAAAGGCTTTCACAGGCTAGTAGAGAGGGACTGAATCAGCTGCACAATGAAGTGCAAGTTTTGGCTCAGCTCCAGCACATAAAACTTGTCAGGTTACTGGGGTATTGCTCACATCAGAATGAAGTGATGCTTGTCTACGAGTTCGTAAAAAACGGGTGCCTCCACAACTTCCTGTTTG ATGAAAGGAAGGGAAGGGAATTAAGTTGGAACCGGCGGTATAATATCATTATTGGAATTGCTAAGGGAATATTGTATCTTCATGAAGACTCGAGCATAAGAATCATTCACCGGGATTTGAAATCTAATAACATTTTGCTGGATGAGAACATGAATCCAAAAATTGCAGACTTCGGGTTGGCAAGGCTGTTAGGAGGAGGCCATACTCAGACCAAGACAGCTAATGTTGCTGGAACATA CGGTTATATGGCACCAGAGTATGCAATATTTGGAAATGTGTCTCCCAAGATTGATATTTTCAGCTTCGGTGTTTTAATCCTCGAGATTGTAACTAGGAGAAAGAATAACAGTTCGGATGATTTCAATAACACAGTGAATCTCCTAAGCGATGTAAGTAGTACTTTCAGCTACTTTATAGTGCAAGGATACTTTAAAATTGATAACCTGATTGTACAACATATACTCATTTGCCAGGTATATAACTGCTGGACTAAGGATATGACATTGCAAATAGTTGACAAATCGCTCAATGTATACTCCAAAAGTGAAGTATTGCGCTGCATCCACATCGGTCTTCTTTGCATCCAAGAGGATCCAGATGACAGACCGAACATATCCTCAGTTGTTCTCATGCTAACCCGAGACAGAGTAAAACTACAGCCACCACGACAACCAGCATTTTTCTTTGCGAGAGACTCCAGTTCAGTTTTCGAACATACCAGACATGGCAATTATATATACGACAAATCTGATGTCATCGTGGAGGATAATTTCTCAGTGAATGAGGTCACTAATACTGATCCCTATCCTAGATAA